DNA from Bacillus sp. (in: firmicutes):
TATCGAAAAAAATAAACGGGATTGAAATCTACAGGCTTACAAAGTCGGTATGGCCATGTGTGTTAATGCATGCGGTTGAAGATGGGTTTCCAACTGTTTTAGTAACAACAAGCGGCCTTATAACCTTTACTGAAAACGCTGAATTTTGGCTGGATCCAATCAGCGGTGTTATTGCTACGATTTTGTTCCTTGGAATCGGGCTGCTTCTTAGGTCAATAAGAATTAAAAAGGAAAACAGCATAGAAACTAAGTTTGAACAACCATTTACAGTCTAGAATTTCAGGGTATCAATTTTGTTGAGTATAAACAACAGCCTTACTGACTTATGCCGGTTTAGTAAGGCTGATTTTTTGGTTAACCAATTAAATTCTATAAAGCTCCTCCAATTTTGTGGAAATAGCAATAGTCATTTCCTCCGTTACTTTTGGAAGATTAGATTTTAAAACTACATTTACGAGCGGTCCCATTGCACCACCGGCAGTGATTTCAAGAAAGCCTGTCATCCTCGTTTTATTTTTATCCATTGCTTCTGCTAGGAAATAGCCTCCGCCTGAAAGTTCTTCGTTTAATCCCTTAACAAAATCCCAAACTTGATTGATTGGTAACCCAACCTCAACTTGATGAATTCCGCTTGGCATTTATTTTCCTTCTTTCTATTTCATTTTTTAGGCCTTTATATATCATATGTTCCTTCCAGCAAAGGGGGATTTTCCCCCCCATGGCGCAGATGATGGGCTAAACGGCATAATATAATGAAACAAATATCCTTATTTATAAGACAGAGGGAGGAGATTGAAAAATATTTAGAAACTGGGTTAACACCTTGGTTTTTGTGTGTTTCTAGGGATTTGTGGATACATTTCCCACGCCCTACCAGCCTTAAAATAGCTTATAATTATCATATAATAGTAAATAAATATTTTAATCTATGAAAGATTCTGATAAACTAGAATTTGGTTATAATTGATTCAGAAAAGATAAGGAAGGTAAAAATGAGCAACAGACAAACTAAAACAGACGTAATCTTAATTGGTGCAGGAATCATGAGTGCAACTTTAGGTTCACTGCTGAAAGAATTAGTGCCGGATTGGAAAATTACAGTTTTTGAGAAGCTCGCAAACGCAGGGGAGGAAAGTTCTAACGAATGGAATAATGCAGGAACTGGGCATGCTTCACTATGCGAGCTGAACTATACCGTCGAAAAATCAGACGGCTCTGTCGACATTAGCAAAGCTATAAAAGTTAATGAAGAGTTTCAGGTTTCGAAGCAGTTTTGGTCTTATCTTGTCAATAGCAATTTGATTCGTAATCCGCAAAGCTTTATCATGCCATTACCACATATAAGTTTTGTACAAGGGGAACAAAATGTAAAGTTTTTAAAGAAACGTTTTGAAGCGATGTCAAACAATCCATTATTCAAAGGGATGGAATTTTCCGATGACCCGAAAAAATTGATGGAATGGATGCCGCTTATGATGGATGAGCGACCAGCAGATGAACCGGTAGCAGCAACAAAAATCGACTCTGGAACTGATGTCAACTTTGGTGCTTTGACGCGCATATTGTTTGAACACTTAGAGAGTAAAAATGTCGATGTAAGATACAATCATACTGTTGACGATATTAAGCGCACTAGCGATGGCTTGTGGGAATTGAAGGTTCGTAACTCTGATAAAGGCATTATCGAACGCCATTCTGCAAAATTTGTCTTTATAGGTAGCGGCGGCGGAAGCCTGCATTTGTTGCAAAAAACCGGTATTCCTGAAGGAAAAAATATTGGAGGATTTCCGGTAAGTGGACTATTTTTGGTGTGTAAAAATCAAGAGGTTGTAGAGCAGCATTATGCAAAAGTATACGGCAAAGCTAAGGTTGGTGCTCCGCCAATGTCTGTTCCGCATCTTGACACAAGATATATCGATAATAAAAAAGCGTTGCTATTTGGGCCGTTTGCTGGCTTCTCTCCGAAGTTTTTGAAAAACGGTTCAATGTTTGATTTGTTAACTTCTGTAAAGGTGGATAATCTTGGAACTATGTTGGCAGCAGGTGCCAAAAACGTTCCATTGACAAAATATTTAATCGAACAAGTTATGTTATCGAAAGAAAAGCGCATGGAAGAGTTGCGAGAGTTTATCCCGAACGCCAAAAGCGAGGATTGGGATATAGTAGTAGCGGGTCAACGTGTGCAAGTTATCAAAGATACTGTTGAAGGTGGCAAAGGAACGCTTCAATTTGGTACGGAAGTTATTAACGCCGCTGATGGCTCGATAGCAGCATTACTTGGCGCTTCTCCGGGTGCTTCTACTGCTGTTTCCGTCATGCTGGAGGTACTAACAAACTGCTTCCCGCAACATATAAAAGAGTGGGAAGCAAAAATAAAAGAAATGATTCCTTCTTATGGTGTGTCACTATTGGAAAATCAAGAGCTTATGCAAGAAATTAATAATTCAACAGCGTTGACGCTCGGTTTAGAGGACAAAAAACAAGAAAATCAGAAAAAAGAAACTCGTATGTTACAGGAAGTATAAATTGCCGTTTTGGCAAATTTATGCTTTTTTTTTGTTTTTTAAAATACAGTTCTATGTCTATTTAAATTGTTTACTATCACATGCTACATGACTTGAATACGATAAAAACATAATCATTTATCAATTGAGGTGGAATATGGGTATCTATCCATTACGTTATCTTGCGTTAGGTGATTCCCTTACTGTTGGTATAGGTGTCCCAGCTTTTGATTCAGGCTTTGTTGAGTATTATTGGTGTTTAAGTCAGCAAACTTTAAAAAGGCATATTCAATATAAAAAATATGCCAAGTCGGGAGCAACAACGGCTGATGTTCTAACGATGCTATCTTCCCCAGTTGTTACGGAAGCTGTAAGAAATGCGAATATTATTACGATAACGGCTGGAGGTGATGATTTAATAAACGCTGCCAAAAGATTTATAAAGGATAATAATGAAGAAATCCTCTCATATGCAATTGAACAATCCCGAAAAAATTTCTCTAAACTATTAGAAAGAATTCACAATATAGAAAAGCAAGATCAATACATCATCCGGTTAACTAATTTATATAATCCATTTCCTCATATCCCCATAGCTGATGAGGGTGTAAAAACGTTCAACTCATCAATTGCTAGTTTTGCTGAACAAAAAAATGTTAAAGTAGCAGATATTTATAGTGTATTTAAGGGGAATGAACAAGTTTTGTTATCAAGGGGAGGAGTTCATCCTAATAGTGAAGGGTATTATCAAATGGCATTAGCTTTTTATAGGTTGGGTTATTTCCAGTTAGCGCCTCTATAAATCCCTTTTTTTCTTATTTTCCCCAATAATTAAATAGTCCACGACCAATTGCCTTACAGTGCATATCCTAAAAAGAAAAATTATACAAGGGAGAGAGTAGGATCATGTTTAGTTTAACAGGTGCTGAAATTAGTCATTTTTTGTTGGCAATGGGCTGTTTACTAGCAACTGCTCATTTATTAGGATTTCTGGCTGAACGAATTTTCATACCACGGGTGATTGGAGAGGTCTCAGCAGGTTTAGTTCTTGGCCCTACATTATTAGGACACTTTTTTCCAGATACTTTTAATTGGTTGTTTCTCGGGTTTCCAGAGGAGGGTAAATTATTTGGTCTCATTTACCAGTTCGGTTTACTGATGCTAATGTTCTGCTCGGGGTTGAAGTTTCAGACTCGTTTTAATAAAGAAGACTTAAAAATTACATCTGTATTGGCAATTGGCGCGACCATTCCTGCCTTTGTCATTGGCTGGTTTGCAGCTGATCTTTTCAATATTAGCAGCTATCTTGGTACGGCAAATAATCCGTTAGCTATGAAAATAGTAATTGCGATTTCAATCGCGATAACATCCATACCTGTCATCTCGAAAATTTTCAATGACCTTGGAATTATGCATACACGGTTTGCCAAAATTGTTGTAGCTTGTGCCGGCATCCATGATATTTTTCTTTGGGTTGCGTTAGGATTTGCAACAGCAATTGCTAGTCAAGGTGGTGTATTTACAGTTGGTACAGCGATGAAAAGTGTTGGAACATCCTTCGGTTTTATAATAGGTACCTTTATCCTCGGATATTTCCTATTTAAACGTCTGACAATCATTAAACAAAATATATTGTTTCGTTCGTCCAATTTAGGATATTTCCTCTTCATTATGTTCATCATAGCCTCAATTGCTGGCAATCTTCATGTCGAAACGATATTTGGTGCGCTCCTAGCAGGGATTGTCGCGAAGGTTGCTTTGCCAAAGGCGATGTCTGAGCGACTAGAAAAAGGGGTATCGGATATTTCCTTCTCTTGGTTTATCCCAATTTATTTCGCAACAGTAGGCCTACAATTAGATCTCGTAAGACATTTTAGTCCACTATTCTTCCTTGCCTATTTTCTATTTGCTACATTAACCCAAACTTTAGCTGTTTATATCACTTCTCGCAGTTTAAAACAAGATCATCTCACTAGTTTTAATTTAGGGATAGCTATAAATGATCGTGGCGGCCCAGGAATCGTCCTTTCTTCAGTAGCCTTTACTGCCGGTATTATAAATCAAGAGTTTTTTGCTGTTCTTGTGATGCTGGCCCTTATTACCTCATGGATTCCAGGAACATGGCTACGCATTGTTGTAAATAAAGGCTGGAGATTAATGCCTGGCGATGAGAACTTAGTGCCACATCAAAATAATAATGATGACAAATCTAAAACATTTAATCAACCTGTTTAAGGAGCCGCATTACGGCTCCTTTATTTAACTTATAGTATTCTTTAAAGTTTTTAAAAAGAATTCGATTGTGGATTTTTGCACAATGAAACTATTTTTAAACAAAAAACGTATAATAGTTATTATAGAAATAAGGGAGGAATCGTTCATATGAGTATTATTGGAAGATTTAAGGATATTATGTCAAGCAATATTAATGCCTTGTTAGATAAGGCTGAGGACCCAGAGAAAATGATTGATCAATACTTAAGAAATCTAAACAAGGATTTAGGGAAGGTAAAATCAGAAACAGCATCAGTAATGGCGGAAGAGCAACGGGCAAAAAGGGTTTTGGCTGAGTGTAAAGATGATATAGCAAAAATGGAACGCTATGCCGTAAAGGCATTGGAAGCGGGTAATGAAGGGGATGCACGGAGATTTCTAGAGCAGAAAGCAACTTTGGCAGCAAAAGCAGCTGAGTTGGAAGCCGCTTATCAATTAGCTTCTACAAACACACTGCAAATGAAGCAAATGCATGATAAGCTTGTAGCAGATATTGGTGAATTGGAAGCACGAAGAACGATGTTGAAAGCAAAATGGTCAGTGGCCAAAACACAGGAACGAATGAATAAGCTTGGAGCATCTACAACTGATGCAAGCCATTCGATTTCCGCCTTTGGGCGAATGGAGGAGAAGGTAACTCGTGCGCTCGATGAAGCGAATGCCATGGCCGAACTAAATGCTGGCCCGAAAGACGAGATAGCGGATTTAACAGCTAAATATGATAAACAAAGTATTGATGTTGAAGACGAACTTGCGGCCTTAAAAGAGCGAATGAAGAATCAAGAGTAGGCAACTTTGCTGGAATAAGTTTGCTACAAAGGAAGTGAGAAGAAGATGATTCTTCATTATAAATGCCCCAGCTGTGGGGATGATATGGGCTTTGACGCTGAATCAGGCGAATTATCTTGTCATAGCTGCGGCAGACACGAAAATATCGAAAATTATCCTGAAGAGTTAATGACAGCTTCATTTACAGAAGATGAAGCGAAGGAATACCATTGTGAGAATTGTGGTGCTATTTTAATTACAACAACTGATACAGCGGCAACAAGCTGTAGTTTCTGCGGAGCGGGTGTAGTTATCGCTGATCGCTTGTCAGGCCATCTAGCACCAGCAAAGGTTATTCCTTTTACAATAAGTAAAGAAGAGGCAATGACGGCGTTTCAAAAATGGTGTAGAAAAGGACTTCTTACTCCGAAAGGCTTCATGTCAGCAGATCGAATTAAAAGTATAACTGGTATGTATGTGCCATTTTGGTTATTTGATTTAAATAGCAAGGTGCAAGTAGATGCGGTATGTACAAAGGTTAGAACTTATTCAGACAGTGAGTATATTTATACTGAAACAAAGTATTATGATGCTTTCAGGGATATTAACCTTGATTATGTTAAAATTCCAGTTGATGCATCAGAAAAAATGAATGATGAATTAATGGATAAATTGGAGCCATATCCTTATGACCAATTAAAGGCTTTTAAAACTCCTTATTTAGCGGGATATATTGCAGAGAAATACAATTATACAGATGAAGAATTGCTGCCAAGGGCAAAGGATAAAATCAGCGGTTATATTGAGTCTTATATTCGTTCTACTTTTTCGCAATATCATTCTGTAAGTTATAAAAATAAGCATATTGATACGAGTAAGGTAAAAAGCAGCTATGTTTTATTGCCTGTATGGATGGTTAGCTATGATTACAATCATTCAGAGTTTTTATTCGCTATGAATGGACAAACGGGAAAGGTTGTCGGTAAACCTCCCATTAGCACGAGCAAGGTGGCGCTGTGGTTCAGCGGCATTGCCGCTGGCACATTCATTGCCTTAAAAGGGATCTCCTTCATGATGGGAGGGGGCTTCTAGTGAGATGGGACTTTGTGTATAGGCGGAGTCTTCTATGTTTCATTTTGGCACTGTTACTGTTGTTACCACTTGGTATCTCAACAAAAGCGCAAAGCTTTGATCGAAATCATTATATTTATGATTTTGCAGGCCTGCTAACGGATGAAGAAGCGGCAAACCTCCAATCATTAGCAGATGAACGTGGTCAAGAAAGGGATACTGCTTTTATCGTCATAACTTTAGATGGAACAGAAGGAAAAGATATCGTCCAATATGTGGAGGATTTCTATGATGAGCATGGCCCGGGCTTTGATCAGCCGTATGGAAATGCCGCAATTATAGCGATTGATATGCAGGAACGGGATATATATGCGGCTGGATTTAAAAAAGCGGAAGTTTATTTGGATGATAACCGGCTTGATGTAATTCGTAATCAAATAACTCCTGCATTATCAGATGGTGAGTATTTCCAAGCCTTTTCAACTTTTATTAATAGTTGCTATGAATATATGGGATATGAGCTAGGAGAGGCCCCAGATGAAAATGTAGACTATACGGGCCCTAATTATAATACTGATTCAGGTGGCTATTCCAGTTATGATGCGGGGGTTGATCCGGAAAATATATTTTTTCAATGGTGGTTTCAGGTTATTGCTTCTTTAGTAGTAGCTAGTATAATGGTGGGATTTATGGTTTATAACTCTGGTGGCAAAGTGACAGTAAATGCACGAACTTATTTGAATAGTAATCAATCAAAAGTAGTAAGCCAGTATGATAATTTTGTCAACCGAACAGTGACAAAGGTGAAGAAGCCTTCAAATAATACATCTGGAGGCGGTGGCGGCGGAGGTGGAATCACAAGAGGCGGCCATTCGCATAGCGGAAGCAGGGGTAAGTTTTAATTACTATACTGATGGAATGTATATATTTGTATAGTTTTGCATAGAAAGGAGCTAAACATTGATGTCTTTTTTTAAAAATCAATTTGCTAATGTCGTCGAGTGGCAAGAATTTAGAGATGACATGATTTTCTATAAATGGAGCAACCGCGAAATCAAAAAAGGAAGCAAACTAATTATTCGTCCTGGTCAAGATGCGATTTTTTTAAACAATGGGAAAATCGAAGGGGTCTTCCATGACGAAGGTGAGTATGATATTGAATCGCAAATCATTCCGTTTCTATCAACCTTGAAAGGATTCAAGTTTGGCTTCAACAGTGGCATGCGTGTAGAAGTGCTGTTTGTGAACACGAAAGAGTTTGTTGTAAAATGGGGCACAAAAAATGCGATTAATATTCCGACCATTGGACTTCCTGGGGGTATGCCGATTCGGGCAAACGGAACATTTAATTTTAAAGTCAATGATTATATTGCCTTAATTGATCAGATTGCCGGTGTTCGTGAACAATATTTAGTTGAGGATGTCAGAATACGAATTACATCAATCCTTGATCAACTGCTGATGAAGTGGATCTCAAAGGAAGGAAAGGATATGTTCAACCTGCAGGCTAACTCCTTTGATATATCAAAAGGCATTCAAGAGGATTTAGATATGCAGATGATAAAAAGCGGCATCTCTATTACTGGATTTAATGTCATGAGCTTCAGCTATCCAACTGAGATTCAAGATATGATTACAAAGAATGCTTCACATGGCATGGTGAGTAATGTTGATCGCTTCCAGCAAATTTCACTTACAGAGGGTCTTGTCTCTGGAAAAATGGGCGGAGGTGGTGCGGCATCTGATATGGCTGGAATGATGATGGGGATGAATTTCGCCAATCGCATGATGGATCAAATGAATCAGCATTCTCAAAATCGGCCTACACCAGCACCGAATTCACAACAATCATCACCTTCGAAACCGAACTTTTGCCCGAATTGCGGTGCAAAAACGAGTGGAGCCAATTTTTGCTCTAACTGTGGACAAAAACTTATAGAATGATGATTTTTATTTAATTCCAAGCTCATGGATATATTCACCTTTTATTGGAAATTCTAATTGTGATTGCCTGCAAAAAAAGAATGACAATGCAAGGGGGAATTACGATTGAACTTGGCAAATGTTCTAACCATTATTGGTTTCACTTTCTGTGCTCTTATCCTGTTTGTTTTATTACTAACTGGTATCTATTTATATTTTATTGATCGTTCACAAAGGCAGCATCCAGTATTGCGAAATTATCCGGTAATCGGACGTGCTCGTTATTTTTTAGAAACGATTGGTCCTGAATTGCGTCAGTATTTATTTAATAATGATCGCGAAGGGAAGCCCTTTTCCAGAAGCGAATATCAGCATATTGTCAAAAAGGCAAAATATAAACGGGACGTCATTGGATTTGGGTCTTTACGAGATTTTGAAGAAGCAGGATTTTATATTAGAAATTCGCTGTTCCCCAAACTAACGGAAGAGTTAAAAATGGACCAAAATAGTAAAGTAACGACAGATCGCTATTTGCTTATAAAAGAGCCTTTGCTAACACAAAGAATCGAATATTTAGAGAAGGATGAATCAAATGCCTTTTTGTTGGATGATAGCGATGCAATCGTGATTGGCAAGAACACGAAGCATCCTTTTATTGTCAAGGGCCAAATTGGAATGTCGGCGATGAGCTATGGCTCCTTAGGTGAAAAAGCAATTACTGCGCTTTCAGAAGGATTGGGTATTGCAAAGGGGACATGGATGAATACAGGGGAAGGTGGTCTTTCTGAGTATCATTTAAAGGGCGGCGTTGATATTATCATGCAAATTGGTCCTGGCTTATTTGGTGTTAGAGATAAAGAAGGGAATTTTAGTTGGGATGCCTTGAAGGAAAAAAATGAAATTCCACAAATAAAAGCTTATGAGCTTAAATTAGGGCAAGGGGCCAAAACTAGGGGTGGGCATATTGACGCCGAAAAGGTGACAGAGGAAATCGCAAGGATTCGAATGGTCGAGCCGTTTAAATCAATTGATAGTCCAAACCGCTTTGAAGAGTTTCAAGATTTGCCTTCCCTATTTGAATTTATTGTGAAAATTCGTGAATTTACCGGAAAGCCAGTCGGAATGAAAGTCGTTATTGGCAGCAGACATGAAGCTGATGAATTGGCAAAACTAATAAAAGAGACTGGAAAAGGCCCTGATTTTATTACGGTAGATGGCGGTGAAGGCGGTACAGGTGCTTCCTATCAGGAATTAGCGGACAGTGTTGGTTTGCCAATTAAATCAGCCTTACCATTACTGGATTATGCTTTTAAAAAATACGGCGTACGGGATCAAGTCACAATTATTGCTTCAGGAAAACTATTTTCACCAGACCGTGTTGCCGTAGCGTTAGCAATGGGTGCCGATTTGATAAATATTGCAAGGGGTTTTATGATTACGGTTGGCTGCATTCAATCGTTAAAATGCCATACGAACGCCTGTCCTGTTGGTGTGGCGACAACAGACCCTGATTTGCAAAAAGCGTTAGTCATTGATGAAAAAAAATATCGCACAGCAAATTATTTAATTTCTATGCGTAAAGGTTTATATCGGTTAGCAGCCGCAGCGGGCTTGGAATCTCCTGCTCAGTTTCAAAGTGATCATGTTGTTTATAAAGATGAGAGAGGGAGGACATGGTCATTGGAGGAGATTTATCAATCAATCGTGGCAAAGACTGAATGAAAATAATTTTTTAAAATATTGGGATATTTTAAAGGTTGAACGTTAATTGAGAATTTGATAAGATTAAATCAATCAAAAAGGCTATATGTAACTGGCGAGACACGGATTAACCGTGAGGGAGCATATAGTATCGAATGAATAGCCGTTCGCCTGGGCTGAGGTAAGGGAGTTCCCTTACCTCTTTATGCTTATGGGAGGGATAATGGACTAACTAAAAACTTAGTGTCGAAAATTGTATTTAATTAGGTTACTATTATCTTAGGGAAATATTTTAGAAGCTTTAAAATCTACTTTATGAAAAAGAGGGAAAAATGATGGGCACAGTGACTTTAGACAAAGTTAAAACGATTAAAACGTTAAATAATATCGCGGAAAGCGGCTTAAACGTATTCAATAACGAGCAGTATACAATTGATAATGATAGCGAAAATCCTGATGCTATTCTTGTTCGTAGTTATAATATGCATTCAATGGAATTGGGCGATAATTTAAAAGCAATCGCACGTGCTGGCGCTGGTGTTAATAATATTCCAGTTGAAAAATGTACTGAGCAAGGAATTGTTGTTTTTAATACGCCTGGGGCAAATGCGAATGCCGTAAAAGAGCTTGTATTAACTTCATTAATGGCTTCATCTCGCAATCTCTTTGACGGCATCACTTGGACGAAGACACTAGTTAATGAAGGCGACCAAATTCCAAAGCTTGTTGAGGCTGGAAAGAAGCAATTTGTAGGGAATGAAATTAAAGGTAAAACGCTTGGTGTTATCGGTTTAGGTGCGATTGGTGCCTTAGTTGCGAACGATGCCCTTGATTTAGATATGGATGTAATTGGCTTTGACCCATACATTTCTATTGATATAGCTTGGAAATTATCTCGTAATATACAGCGTGCAATGACGATTGAAGAGTTATTTGCCAAAGCTGATTATATTACTGTACACGTTCCATATGTTGATAGCACAAAAGGAATGTTTAATGAGGAAGCTTTCAATATTATGAAGCCTGGCGTTCATATTTTGAACTTCTCTCGTGGGGAGCTTGTCAATGAGGAAGATATGGCAGCTGCACTTGAAAGCGGAAAAGTTGGAAAATATATTACAGATTTCCCGAATGAA
Protein-coding regions in this window:
- the mqo gene encoding malate dehydrogenase (quinone), with the translated sequence MSNRQTKTDVILIGAGIMSATLGSLLKELVPDWKITVFEKLANAGEESSNEWNNAGTGHASLCELNYTVEKSDGSVDISKAIKVNEEFQVSKQFWSYLVNSNLIRNPQSFIMPLPHISFVQGEQNVKFLKKRFEAMSNNPLFKGMEFSDDPKKLMEWMPLMMDERPADEPVAATKIDSGTDVNFGALTRILFEHLESKNVDVRYNHTVDDIKRTSDGLWELKVRNSDKGIIERHSAKFVFIGSGGGSLHLLQKTGIPEGKNIGGFPVSGLFLVCKNQEVVEQHYAKVYGKAKVGAPPMSVPHLDTRYIDNKKALLFGPFAGFSPKFLKNGSMFDLLTSVKVDNLGTMLAAGAKNVPLTKYLIEQVMLSKEKRMEELREFIPNAKSEDWDIVVAGQRVQVIKDTVEGGKGTLQFGTEVINAADGSIAALLGASPGASTAVSVMLEVLTNCFPQHIKEWEAKIKEMIPSYGVSLLENQELMQEINNSTALTLGLEDKKQENQKKETRMLQEV
- a CDS encoding spore gernimation protein, whose product is MGIYPLRYLALGDSLTVGIGVPAFDSGFVEYYWCLSQQTLKRHIQYKKYAKSGATTADVLTMLSSPVVTEAVRNANIITITAGGDDLINAAKRFIKDNNEEILSYAIEQSRKNFSKLLERIHNIEKQDQYIIRLTNLYNPFPHIPIADEGVKTFNSSIASFAEQKNVKVADIYSVFKGNEQVLLSRGGVHPNSEGYYQMALAFYRLGYFQLAPL
- a CDS encoding cation:proton antiporter; the encoded protein is MFSLTGAEISHFLLAMGCLLATAHLLGFLAERIFIPRVIGEVSAGLVLGPTLLGHFFPDTFNWLFLGFPEEGKLFGLIYQFGLLMLMFCSGLKFQTRFNKEDLKITSVLAIGATIPAFVIGWFAADLFNISSYLGTANNPLAMKIVIAISIAITSIPVISKIFNDLGIMHTRFAKIVVACAGIHDIFLWVALGFATAIASQGGVFTVGTAMKSVGTSFGFIIGTFILGYFLFKRLTIIKQNILFRSSNLGYFLFIMFIIASIAGNLHVETIFGALLAGIVAKVALPKAMSERLEKGVSDISFSWFIPIYFATVGLQLDLVRHFSPLFFLAYFLFATLTQTLAVYITSRSLKQDHLTSFNLGIAINDRGGPGIVLSSVAFTAGIINQEFFAVLVMLALITSWIPGTWLRIVVNKGWRLMPGDENLVPHQNNNDDKSKTFNQPV
- a CDS encoding PspA/IM30 family protein; this translates as MSIIGRFKDIMSSNINALLDKAEDPEKMIDQYLRNLNKDLGKVKSETASVMAEEQRAKRVLAECKDDIAKMERYAVKALEAGNEGDARRFLEQKATLAAKAAELEAAYQLASTNTLQMKQMHDKLVADIGELEARRTMLKAKWSVAKTQERMNKLGASTTDASHSISAFGRMEEKVTRALDEANAMAELNAGPKDEIADLTAKYDKQSIDVEDELAALKERMKNQE
- a CDS encoding TFIIB-type zinc ribbon-containing protein; translation: MILHYKCPSCGDDMGFDAESGELSCHSCGRHENIENYPEELMTASFTEDEAKEYHCENCGAILITTTDTAATSCSFCGAGVVIADRLSGHLAPAKVIPFTISKEEAMTAFQKWCRKGLLTPKGFMSADRIKSITGMYVPFWLFDLNSKVQVDAVCTKVRTYSDSEYIYTETKYYDAFRDINLDYVKIPVDASEKMNDELMDKLEPYPYDQLKAFKTPYLAGYIAEKYNYTDEELLPRAKDKISGYIESYIRSTFSQYHSVSYKNKHIDTSKVKSSYVLLPVWMVSYDYNHSEFLFAMNGQTGKVVGKPPISTSKVALWFSGIAAGTFIALKGISFMMGGGF
- a CDS encoding FMN-binding glutamate synthase family protein, which gives rise to MNLANVLTIIGFTFCALILFVLLLTGIYLYFIDRSQRQHPVLRNYPVIGRARYFLETIGPELRQYLFNNDREGKPFSRSEYQHIVKKAKYKRDVIGFGSLRDFEEAGFYIRNSLFPKLTEELKMDQNSKVTTDRYLLIKEPLLTQRIEYLEKDESNAFLLDDSDAIVIGKNTKHPFIVKGQIGMSAMSYGSLGEKAITALSEGLGIAKGTWMNTGEGGLSEYHLKGGVDIIMQIGPGLFGVRDKEGNFSWDALKEKNEIPQIKAYELKLGQGAKTRGGHIDAEKVTEEIARIRMVEPFKSIDSPNRFEEFQDLPSLFEFIVKIREFTGKPVGMKVVIGSRHEADELAKLIKETGKGPDFITVDGGEGGTGASYQELADSVGLPIKSALPLLDYAFKKYGVRDQVTIIASGKLFSPDRVAVALAMGADLINIARGFMITVGCIQSLKCHTNACPVGVATTDPDLQKALVIDEKKYRTANYLISMRKGLYRLAAAAGLESPAQFQSDHVVYKDERGRTWSLEEIYQSIVAKTE
- a CDS encoding 3-phosphoglycerate dehydrogenase, translated to MGTVTLDKVKTIKTLNNIAESGLNVFNNEQYTIDNDSENPDAILVRSYNMHSMELGDNLKAIARAGAGVNNIPVEKCTEQGIVVFNTPGANANAVKELVLTSLMASSRNLFDGITWTKTLVNEGDQIPKLVEAGKKQFVGNEIKGKTLGVIGLGAIGALVANDALDLDMDVIGFDPYISIDIAWKLSRNIQRAMTIEELFAKADYITVHVPYVDSTKGMFNEEAFNIMKPGVHILNFSRGELVNEEDMAAALESGKVGKYITDFPNEKVTKMKNTICIPHLGASTEEAEENCAIMAARELREFLETGNIKNSVNFPNAYLEYTGRSRVAVFHKNVPNMVGQITAAISSYNLNIGDMVNRGRGDYAYTIIAIDDKVNGDILPQIEGKINQIDGIVRISIY